A stretch of Cicer arietinum cultivar CDC Frontier isolate Library 1 chromosome 5, Cicar.CDCFrontier_v2.0, whole genome shotgun sequence DNA encodes these proteins:
- the LOC101490616 gene encoding choline-phosphate cytidylyltransferase 2 — MTSSTIPHLPPPEDRPVRVYADGIYDLFHFGHARSLEQAKKSFPNTYLLVGCCSDAVTHKYKGKTVMTEDERYESLRHCKWVDEVIPDAPWVINQEFLDKNKIDFVAHDSLPYADTSGAANDVYEFVKAVGRFKETQRTEGISTSDLIMRIVKDYNQYVLRNLDRGYSRKELGVSYVKEKRLRVNRRLKTLQEKVKEQQEKIQTVAKNAGMHRNEWVENADRMVAGFLEMFEEGCHKMGTAIRDRIQERLRGQQSSDDSFLLQNGKDDENEEYYDDEEEESDEEFYEEYFDDDELNPQNNGKDMNKK; from the exons atgacaTCATCCACAATCCCTCATCTTCCTCCCCCAGAAGACCGTCCCGTTCGTGTCTACGCCGATGGCATCTACGATCTCTTCCACTTCGGCCACGCCCGTTCCCTCGAACAAGCCAAAAAATC atttcCGAACACGTATCTTCTGGTTGGATGCTGCAGCGACGCAGTAACACACAAGTATAAAGGAAAAACCGTTATGACCGAGGATGAACGTTATGAATCCCTCCGCCACTGCAA ATGGGTGGATGAAGTGATCCCGGATGCACCTTGGGTTATCAATCAAGAGTTTcttgacaaaaacaaaattgattttgtagctcACGATTCGCTTCC ATATGCTGATACCAGTGGTGCTGCAAATGATGTTTATGAATTT GTTAAAGCTGTTGGGAGGTTTAAGGAAACACAACGGACTGAAGGAATATCTACATCAGATTTGATAATGAGGATTGTGAAAGATTATAATCAGTATGTGCTGCGTAACTTGGATCGTGGGTACTCAAGAAAAGAGCTCGGTGTGAGCTATGTTAAG GAAAAGCGACTGCGCGTGAATAGGAGGCTGAAAACTTTGCAGGAGAAAGTTAAAGAACAACAAGAAAAG ATCCAAACTGTTGCAAAGAATGCTGGTATGCATCGCAATGAGTGGGTGGAAAATGCTGATCGTATGGTTGCTGGATTTCTAGAAATGTTTGAAGAAGGTTGTCATAAGATG GGGACTGCCATAAGGGATCGGATTCAAGAAAGGTTAAGAGGTCAACAATCAAGTGATGACTCATTTCTTCTGCAAAATGGCAAGGATGATGAGAACGAAGAGTATTATGATGATGAGGAGGAAGAGAGTGATGAAGAATTTTATGAAGAATATTTTGATGACGATGAGCTTAATCCCCAGAATAATGGGAAAGATATGAACAAAAAGTAG